The Geobacter metallireducens GS-15 region ATCCCCTCGAGGGGAGCCGGCTTTTTTGTTATCGCAACGCAGGGAAACTGGTCAGAATTTGAGGAACGTGAGCCGTTCGGCCGGGTCGGGTCGAGCTGCATCGTCCCGTGCCGTCGCCTTTGTCACCGTGCCGCCCCCCCTCCCCTCTCCATCCTCCGTCAGCACCGCCACGCTCCGCGCCATGACCGCATTGGTGAAGAGCCCGCCCCGTAGGTTTGCGCTTGCCAGCGCTGCACCCCGCAGGTTCGCCCCCACGGCATAGACACCCGTCAGGTCCGCCCGCTCCAGGTCGGCCCCTTCCAGGTTCGTCATGAAGAGGCCGGCCCCCGAGAGCTTGGCCCCCTTGAGGCTTGCCCCCCGCAGATTGGCCATTTCGAGGGATGTCCCTCGCAGGTTCGCCCCGTCGAGGCACGCCCCCGCCAAATTAGCCAGGTAGAGGTCGGCATTGGCCAGGGAGGCGTTGCGCAGATCAAGGCCGGCCAGGTTCATCCCCCGCAGGTTCGCCCCCGACAGATCGCGGGTCGTGCCAAGGACCTCGCGCACCTCTGCCGGACCGGGCCGCCATCCCCCTCCCCGCTTCGGCTCGACTGCCACGACCGGCGCAACGGTCCGGACGGGAACGACCGGCGTCGGCTCGGCTTTTGCGGAAACCACCTTCTGGTCCGCTTTCTTTGCAGTACGGGTCACCTTTGCCGCCTTCGCCGGCTTCTTTTTGGCGTGGCCACGCCCGGCGACACCCCGCCTGCTTACGAGACGCACATACTCGGCATAGGCAAGGGCCGGCTTCGCCGGGGAAGAGGCCGCGACTTCGGTGGACTCGGTTTTTTTCTTCCCCGCCGGGGAGGCGGCGGCCGGCGTTTCACTGCCGACGGAGACGAAGAAGGTGGTGATGACGATCGGAATTCCCAGGCAACGGAACAGGAGGTGCTTCATGGACGGTACTTCCTCTCGGGCGTAGTGCGAACAGGGGGGCGGGCTTGCCGGAGGCAGACGACATTGTCCCCTCTTTCCGTATCGGACATTTTTCGCCTTCCTTGAGCATTTTTTTCTCGAGAACCCGGTCCTGCGCCCCCGGAACCCCTTTCACCAAGGGATATGCCGAGGGGGCAGCCTTGCCTTTTCACACCCGCGCTGGTATCGTTCCAGAGCACCCTTACGACGCAAAGGAAGACGGAATGCCCCTCGTAGACAGCCAGCTCATCGACCGGATCACCGGCCACCTCGCCCCAAAAACCGGCCGGGTCACCCTCACCGGTCTCAAAGG contains the following coding sequences:
- a CDS encoding pentapeptide repeat-containing protein; translated protein: MKHLLFRCLGIPIVITTFFVSVGSETPAAASPAGKKKTESTEVAASSPAKPALAYAEYVRLVSRRGVAGRGHAKKKPAKAAKVTRTAKKADQKVVSAKAEPTPVVPVRTVAPVVAVEPKRGGGWRPGPAEVREVLGTTRDLSGANLRGMNLAGLDLRNASLANADLYLANLAGACLDGANLRGTSLEMANLRGASLKGAKLSGAGLFMTNLEGADLERADLTGVYAVGANLRGAALASANLRGGLFTNAVMARSVAVLTEDGEGRGGGTVTKATARDDAARPDPAERLTFLKF